From a single Staphylococcus epidermidis genomic region:
- a CDS encoding sterile alpha motif-like domain-containing protein — protein MSFYRFMKNFEGEKSHFGDLFEGMKDINFPENITTPREIMEKFQHWLQEPSLHDTIQDAIKQYQNK, from the coding sequence TTGAGCTTTTATCGTTTTATGAAGAATTTTGAAGGTGAAAAAAGTCATTTTGGAGATTTGTTTGAAGGTATGAAAGATATTAATTTTCCTGAAAACATTACGACTCCAAGGGAAATTATGGAAAAGTTCCAACATTGGTTACAAGAACCTAGTTTACACGATACGATACAAGATGCGATTAAGCAGTATCAAAATAAATAA